One window of Planctomycetia bacterium genomic DNA carries:
- a CDS encoding sigma-70 family RNA polymerase sigma factor — MHPDETPPSEPTNLAELCRLAAKGDSAAIEELLWAHRGRLFGFTRRKIGPDWQGTIDPEDILQEAYVDVFRGISSFKYEHEDSFYRWATRLIEHRFIDRVRALRRKKRDVSREVGSGGLHASRHESFLANQLKDSLTPSKVVRRQDAVSALMACMAKLPDDWRSVVQRFHLDEEPLSNIAADMGRSEDAVRRMASRAVERLAECLRSASRFFNSDECPGA, encoded by the coding sequence ATGCACCCCGATGAAACGCCGCCGAGTGAACCGACCAACTTGGCGGAGTTGTGCCGCCTCGCCGCAAAGGGTGATTCCGCCGCCATCGAAGAACTCCTCTGGGCGCATCGCGGTAGACTCTTCGGCTTCACCCGCCGCAAGATCGGGCCCGACTGGCAGGGCACCATCGACCCCGAGGACATTCTCCAGGAGGCCTACGTCGACGTCTTCCGCGGCATCAGCTCCTTCAAGTACGAACACGAAGATTCGTTCTATCGCTGGGCGACACGACTCATCGAACACCGCTTCATCGATCGCGTACGCGCCCTCCGGCGCAAGAAACGCGATGTCTCCCGCGAGGTCGGCTCCGGCGGCCTCCATGCATCGCGCCACGAATCGTTCCTCGCCAATCAACTCAAAGACTCCCTGACGCCCAGCAAAGTCGTCCGCCGCCAGGACGCCGTCAGCGCACTGATGGCCTGCATGGCCAAACTCCCCGACGACTGGCGCAGCGTCGTGCAGCGCTTCCATCTCGACGAAGAGCCGCTCTCCAACATCGCCGCAGACATGGGCCGCTCAGAGGACGCCGTTCGACGCATGGCCTCGCGCGCGGTCGAGCGCCTCGCAGAGTGCCTGCGCAGCGCATCGCGTTTCTTCAACAGCGACGAATGTCCCGGGGCTTAG
- a CDS encoding serine/threonine protein kinase, which yields MKSSSDELVNRIIARLSQRRVENPLAALDDVLNEFPEITDREATLRASLQRMSRTTSRGGSAAMAGEEAAVLPELEGYHIIDCIGRGGMGSVYEAYQQSTGRRVAVKFMHAPLEASERSRRRFEREVELVARLEHPNIVSIVDSGVLAGQYFFVMEYVEGRTLDEAMRGGEASINECLGIVCEIAKTVDYAHQRGVLHRDLKPSNIVLDDQNQVHLLDFGLAKALDSGGETDVDASLSRPGDLVGTLGYMPPEQARGLTQFVSVRSDVYSLGAITYELVTGKLPVSVVGELTDILVDIRDREPARPSSVRPACDADIDAILLKALAKEPERRYATAAEFAADIERYLEGRPILARRISGAARAWRWVRRHRAISSITAAALATILTVTSVSFVRISMARDRAERLNETLAAMLLMVDPDSAGGQEMSVPGFLDEAARWLDSDAGAPPDVGAMVRETLGRMYLKLGPSAAERAEAQFTEELRLWREHGGSEAQIASATMWIAASWWNQRRFQEAEAQYLRARDMRMKLYPVESVEVAEVQHHLAACLDNMGRHEEAADLFKSVLATRVRLLGEAHEETAASHIFYGLCLDKLGHTGEAIAQTRAAVKAVETIYGPDHWRVVRGVRQLARLLQKHGDLEAALIEWQRAAEGLSNLLGPDHQDVLEAERELAALRARIKSENRPSQSGEAPSAGEGNAKSGKND from the coding sequence ATGAAATCTTCATCAGACGAGCTTGTGAACCGGATTATCGCGAGGCTGAGCCAGCGGCGCGTGGAGAATCCCCTTGCCGCCCTTGATGACGTGCTGAACGAATTTCCGGAAATCACCGATCGCGAGGCGACGCTTCGGGCCTCGCTGCAGCGCATGTCGAGGACCACGAGCCGGGGCGGTTCGGCGGCGATGGCGGGCGAGGAAGCGGCCGTGCTGCCGGAGCTGGAGGGCTATCACATCATCGACTGCATCGGGCGCGGCGGCATGGGCTCGGTGTACGAGGCGTATCAGCAGTCCACCGGCCGACGGGTGGCGGTGAAGTTCATGCATGCGCCGCTGGAGGCTTCGGAGCGGTCGCGACGGAGATTCGAGCGCGAGGTGGAGCTGGTCGCGCGGCTGGAGCATCCGAACATCGTCTCGATCGTCGATTCGGGCGTCCTGGCCGGGCAGTATTTTTTTGTGATGGAATATGTCGAGGGGCGGACGCTCGATGAGGCGATGCGCGGGGGCGAGGCCTCGATCAACGAGTGTCTGGGGATTGTGTGCGAAATCGCGAAGACGGTTGATTATGCCCATCAGCGCGGGGTGCTGCACCGCGATCTGAAGCCTTCGAACATTGTGCTCGACGATCAGAACCAGGTGCATCTTCTGGACTTCGGATTGGCCAAGGCGCTCGACAGCGGTGGAGAAACCGACGTCGATGCGAGCCTCTCGCGGCCGGGCGACCTTGTCGGAACGCTGGGATACATGCCGCCCGAACAGGCGCGCGGATTGACGCAGTTTGTCAGCGTGCGCAGCGATGTTTATTCGCTGGGCGCGATTACTTATGAGCTAGTGACCGGCAAGCTGCCGGTGAGCGTGGTCGGCGAACTGACGGACATTCTGGTCGACATCCGCGATCGCGAGCCGGCGCGTCCTTCGTCGGTCCGGCCGGCGTGCGATGCCGACATCGACGCCATCCTGCTGAAGGCGCTGGCGAAGGAACCGGAGCGGCGCTACGCGACGGCGGCGGAGTTCGCGGCGGACATCGAGCGGTATCTGGAGGGCAGGCCGATCCTGGCGCGGCGGATCAGCGGCGCTGCGCGGGCGTGGCGCTGGGTTCGTCGACACCGGGCGATCTCGTCGATTACGGCGGCGGCGCTGGCGACGATTTTGACGGTCACCTCTGTTTCGTTCGTGCGCATCTCGATGGCACGCGATCGCGCGGAACGACTGAATGAGACACTTGCCGCGATGCTGCTGATGGTCGATCCCGATTCGGCGGGCGGCCAGGAGATGTCGGTTCCGGGCTTTCTCGATGAGGCGGCGCGATGGCTGGACTCGGACGCCGGCGCGCCGCCTGACGTGGGGGCGATGGTGCGCGAGACGTTGGGGCGGATGTATTTGAAGCTGGGGCCGTCGGCGGCAGAGCGCGCGGAGGCCCAGTTCACCGAAGAATTGAGGCTGTGGCGCGAGCACGGCGGGTCGGAGGCGCAGATCGCCAGCGCGACGATGTGGATCGCGGCGTCGTGGTGGAATCAGCGCAGGTTCCAGGAGGCGGAGGCGCAGTATCTTCGGGCCAGGGACATGCGCATGAAGCTGTATCCCGTGGAGAGCGTGGAAGTCGCCGAGGTGCAGCATCACCTCGCTGCATGTCTGGACAACATGGGCCGACACGAAGAGGCGGCCGACTTGTTCAAGTCGGTGCTGGCGACCCGCGTCCGGCTACTGGGCGAAGCCCACGAAGAGACGGCGGCGTCACATATCTTCTACGGTCTATGCCTGGACAAGCTGGGCCATACCGGCGAGGCCATTGCCCAGACGCGGGCGGCGGTGAAGGCGGTCGAGACGATTTACGGTCCCGATCACTGGCGGGTCGTTCGAGGGGTGAGACAGCTCGCGCGTCTGCTTCAGAAGCACGGCGACCTTGAGGCGGCGCTGATTGAATGGCAGCGCGCCGCGGAGGGTTTGTCGAATCTGCTCGGGCCGGATCATCAGGACGTATTGGAAGCGGAGAGAGAATTGGCTGCGCTGCGCGCGCGAATCAAATCTGAGAATCGTCCCTCTCAGTCAGGCGAGGCGCCTTCTGCGGGCGAGGGCAATGCCAAGTCCGGCAAGAATGATTGA
- a CDS encoding PEP-CTERM sorting domain-containing protein: MSRFKLTAFTILMGFVPAGALAGPIWPEGAAGRFPSSAEPVTVPVTHITGALTGSLFRGVEANDFEDMYQIRILDERDCGGKGFTANTTWMVVPGGINDFNTQLWLFDASGRGLLGNDDAGPGVPQSFISFPANDLTLQPFPGPGIYYLAITGFNDDPLSAGGQIFNQASPFEISGPDGPGGLLPINNWSANGSSDIGLYDIQLECVGAVPEPATCSIILAGLGIALARRRRLA, from the coding sequence GTGTCTCGCTTCAAGTTGACCGCGTTCACAATTCTTATGGGTTTCGTGCCGGCCGGCGCGCTCGCCGGACCCATCTGGCCCGAAGGCGCCGCGGGAAGATTTCCCTCGTCCGCCGAACCCGTCACCGTTCCAGTCACGCACATCACGGGAGCCCTGACCGGTTCGCTCTTCCGTGGCGTCGAGGCAAACGACTTCGAAGACATGTACCAGATTCGCATTCTCGACGAGCGCGATTGCGGCGGAAAGGGATTCACCGCCAATACCACTTGGATGGTCGTGCCCGGCGGCATCAACGATTTCAATACCCAGCTTTGGCTCTTCGACGCTTCAGGACGCGGCCTGCTCGGGAACGACGACGCCGGCCCCGGTGTGCCGCAATCGTTCATCTCATTTCCCGCGAATGATCTGACCCTTCAGCCCTTTCCCGGCCCCGGCATTTACTACCTCGCCATCACCGGTTTCAACGACGATCCGCTCAGCGCCGGCGGTCAGATTTTCAATCAGGCAAGCCCTTTCGAAATCTCCGGGCCCGACGGTCCAGGCGGTCTCTTACCGATCAATAACTGGTCGGCCAACGGCAGCAGTGACATCGGCTTGTACGACATTCAATTGGAATGCGTCGGCGCGGTGCCCGAGCCCGCGACCTGTTCAATCATTCTTGCCGGACTTGGCATTGCCCTCGCCCGCAGAAGGCGCCTCGCCTGA